One stretch of Rosistilla oblonga DNA includes these proteins:
- a CDS encoding protein kinase domain-containing protein, with amino-acid sequence MTISALKIESGTETIAGYKVLRKLGAGGYGEVWSAEAPGGMEKAIKFVFGSHDSERGSRELRSLNRIKGVNHPFLLSLERFEIINGQLIIVTELAAGSLEDIYNKHRERGSCGIPKPDLLGYLHDAADGLDYLHDEFQLQHLDVKPGNLLIVGGHVKVGDFGLLKDLGDIECSMVGGLTPIYAAPEVFDGRPHHNSDQYSLAVMYQEMLTGHRPFAGRTIAQLATQHVHSAPNLESLPPADRPVIARALEKDPNRRFPSCRDLVNRLKQSSERPIAIPTQANPVDGNTQRFDELSESLSVSNRPAVANLPRLDSKELSSLETSEALVIGLGGVGRSVMEQLCLKQTNSESTFCNLQGLLIDTDDAELYRFREFEIANNLICNVQRACFPLKSPHDYRESHGDRFTSISRRWIYNVPKTRRTEGLRPLGRLALIDHASHLKRMLSQSISELQNDPDGNRKPRIYVVGSLYGGTASGMFLDVTFMLRNLLDEHNLAEIEVRPLMLASVPEDVANADPLSIASTHAALSEMHYFLQPNKGYPEDRANTLASVPAARTPLPAAYVAAPSKDQDGIQLLSDYLWNDAFIAPALMDQARKRPEVENENRTDATLRSFGSAPLEVRPQIDLEGLQKRSIDQVIRGWMGDPKTQHANLRHDVISTLNQIGVSPTLWAAQQIEEVLQQKPETWCTELEQTIAREMKSRRDPSAPIAKDAVICARAKVQPLLAMAAESDEPTQELPQLGKGSIGSLMQLLRKKLRDQKLDLFQSVGLLRAITKQCFAYAQENEHEITSLRERANDALHLAMSDLTSTRVKQIDLSRISGAMLDLMRADLQKPNGIVFEEIGDQVKCLEQELLSHANELADLHQLLLGLQLPSGLSSNLTERKIQPVVAAALHDQFADKLLFRCLSPSAPVTPPKIGDMLDQMMASAAETANEMLNDTSGAGVVSSEELKSLIDTALKRARPKLLRFGGRQRVLLVGDDKRQLASLKPAIEAAVGCEITTLVAPNAKTMILHEASEIPVASILGNLVGTLGADLTIAGRLMSRCDIQWTEPTESNSTAKSMTFAN; translated from the coding sequence ATGACTATTTCAGCTTTAAAAATCGAATCGGGCACGGAAACCATCGCTGGCTACAAGGTCTTGCGCAAACTGGGTGCTGGTGGCTACGGCGAAGTCTGGAGCGCCGAAGCGCCCGGCGGGATGGAGAAGGCGATCAAATTTGTCTTCGGTTCGCACGACAGCGAACGGGGTTCGCGCGAATTGCGTTCCTTGAACCGGATCAAAGGAGTTAACCATCCGTTCCTGTTGTCGTTGGAACGATTCGAGATCATCAATGGTCAATTGATCATCGTCACCGAACTGGCCGCTGGCAGTTTGGAGGATATCTACAACAAGCATCGCGAGCGGGGATCGTGTGGAATTCCTAAGCCGGACCTGCTGGGCTACCTGCACGACGCCGCCGATGGACTCGATTATCTACACGACGAATTTCAACTGCAGCACCTGGACGTCAAACCTGGGAACCTGTTGATCGTTGGCGGTCACGTCAAAGTTGGCGACTTCGGTCTGCTGAAAGACCTCGGCGATATCGAGTGTTCGATGGTCGGCGGACTGACGCCAATCTACGCTGCGCCGGAAGTCTTCGATGGCCGACCGCATCACAACAGCGACCAATATTCACTGGCCGTTATGTATCAAGAGATGTTGACCGGACACCGACCGTTCGCCGGGCGAACGATTGCTCAACTGGCAACCCAACACGTTCACAGCGCGCCCAACTTGGAATCGCTTCCGCCGGCCGACCGGCCTGTGATCGCACGCGCTTTGGAAAAAGATCCCAACCGCCGCTTCCCCAGTTGCCGCGACCTCGTGAATCGTCTGAAGCAATCGAGCGAACGGCCGATCGCGATCCCGACGCAAGCCAACCCCGTCGATGGGAATACACAGCGATTCGACGAACTGAGCGAAAGCTTGTCGGTCAGCAACCGCCCAGCCGTCGCCAATCTCCCGCGACTCGACTCGAAAGAACTTTCCAGCTTAGAGACCAGCGAAGCTCTGGTGATCGGTCTCGGTGGCGTCGGTCGCAGCGTGATGGAACAACTGTGCCTGAAACAAACAAACTCCGAATCGACGTTTTGCAATCTGCAGGGGTTGTTGATCGACACCGACGATGCCGAACTGTATAGGTTTCGCGAATTCGAAATCGCCAACAATTTGATCTGCAACGTTCAACGCGCCTGTTTCCCGCTGAAGAGCCCTCACGATTATCGTGAATCGCACGGCGATCGGTTCACATCGATCAGCCGCCGGTGGATCTACAACGTCCCCAAAACACGACGCACCGAAGGGCTCCGCCCGCTGGGACGCTTGGCGTTGATCGACCATGCCAGCCATCTGAAACGGATGCTCTCGCAATCGATCTCCGAACTACAAAACGATCCCGACGGCAACCGCAAGCCGCGGATCTACGTCGTCGGATCACTGTATGGCGGTACCGCCAGCGGCATGTTCCTGGACGTTACGTTCATGCTTCGCAACCTGTTGGACGAACACAACCTTGCCGAAATCGAAGTCCGTCCATTGATGTTGGCTTCGGTACCAGAAGACGTTGCCAACGCCGACCCGCTGTCGATCGCATCGACTCACGCGGCGCTCAGCGAGATGCACTACTTCCTGCAACCAAACAAAGGTTATCCCGAGGATCGGGCCAACACATTGGCATCCGTTCCGGCCGCGCGAACCCCGTTGCCAGCCGCTTATGTCGCGGCACCATCGAAGGACCAAGACGGCATTCAATTGCTCTCGGACTACCTTTGGAACGATGCCTTCATCGCTCCCGCTTTGATGGATCAAGCGAGGAAACGCCCGGAAGTCGAAAACGAGAATCGCACCGATGCGACGCTCCGCAGCTTTGGTTCCGCACCTTTGGAAGTCCGCCCGCAGATCGATCTCGAAGGGCTGCAGAAACGCTCGATCGACCAAGTCATCCGCGGCTGGATGGGAGATCCCAAAACCCAACACGCCAACCTGCGGCACGATGTGATCTCGACGCTCAACCAGATCGGTGTTTCGCCGACGCTGTGGGCGGCTCAACAGATCGAAGAAGTCCTGCAGCAAAAGCCTGAAACGTGGTGCACCGAACTGGAACAAACGATCGCTAGAGAGATGAAGTCGCGGCGCGACCCATCGGCGCCGATCGCCAAAGACGCAGTGATCTGCGCTCGTGCCAAAGTTCAACCGCTGCTCGCAATGGCTGCGGAATCCGATGAACCGACGCAAGAACTGCCACAGCTGGGGAAGGGATCGATCGGATCGCTGATGCAACTGCTGCGTAAAAAACTCCGCGACCAAAAGTTGGACCTGTTCCAATCGGTAGGTCTGCTGCGAGCGATCACGAAGCAGTGTTTTGCTTACGCTCAAGAGAACGAGCACGAGATCACAAGCCTTCGCGAACGAGCCAACGATGCGCTGCATCTCGCCATGAGCGACCTGACATCGACGCGGGTCAAACAAATCGATCTGTCGAGAATCTCGGGGGCGATGCTGGATCTGATGCGAGCCGATCTGCAGAAACCAAACGGCATCGTGTTCGAAGAGATCGGCGACCAGGTCAAGTGCTTGGAACAAGAGTTGTTGTCGCACGCCAACGAACTCGCCGACCTGCATCAGCTGCTGCTGGGTCTGCAACTGCCAAGCGGCCTGTCATCGAACCTAACCGAGCGGAAGATCCAACCGGTTGTCGCCGCCGCGCTGCACGATCAATTCGCCGACAAACTATTGTTCCGATGCCTCAGCCCGTCGGCTCCCGTAACGCCGCCAAAAATTGGCGACATGCTGGACCAGATGATGGCCTCCGCAGCGGAGACGGCAAACGAAATGCTGAACGATACTAGCGGAGCGGGCGTCGTATCGAGCGAAGAATTGAAATCGCTGATCGACACCGCGCTCAAACGAGCCCGTCCCAAACTGTTGCGATTCGGTGGCCGTCAACGCGTGCTGCTGGTCGGCGACGACAAACGTCAACTCGCGTCGCTGAAACCAGCGATCGAAGCCGCCGTCGGCTGCGAGATCACCACCCTCGTCGCTCCCAATGCCAAGACGATGATCCTGCACGAAGCCTCGGAAATTCCCGTCGCCTCGATCCTGGGAAATCTCGTCGGCACCCTCGGTGCCGACCTTACGATCGCCGGACGCCTAATGAGCCGCTGTGATATCCAGTGGACCGAACCGACCGAAAGCAATTCGACCGCCAAATCGATGACCTTCGCGAATTGA
- a CDS encoding AAA family ATPase, translating to MNQTHSIDSALLSGLLGGDTFWPTEPRNLDETGLSESYIDALILKIFLNTGTLSGRAMAERTGIPFGVVEPLLEAQRTRQLITHVRPAAFNDYYYSLSENGQKRAQTHMSHCAYTGPAPVPLSDYVLSVEAQAAGLDPIGYDDLRGALSGISHNNELLDQLGPAINSNSGLFLFGPPGNGKTTIARCLTQCLGQEVWIPHAIFDDGNLIKVQDDAFHRPMPIPETGDGIIKAQQWDRRWIRIQRPTVIVGGELVMDNLEVRHDPRSNTCEAPLQLKSNCGCLLIDDFGRQRIQPEELLNRWIIPLENRIDFLTLPSGKKIELPFEQLIIFSTNLNPDQLVDEAFLRRVPYKIMVDDPDPKEFTRIFNHNVEKMGFAPAKGAAEHLLRFYEQSGRSLRRCQPRDILTQVNNFCKYKKIPPQLRPDFLDQACKSYFSEL from the coding sequence TTGAATCAAACGCACAGCATCGATTCCGCGCTTCTGTCTGGCTTATTAGGTGGTGACACCTTCTGGCCAACCGAACCGCGCAATCTCGACGAGACGGGACTCTCCGAATCGTATATCGATGCGTTGATATTAAAGATCTTCCTCAATACGGGAACACTCAGCGGTCGCGCGATGGCAGAGCGGACCGGGATTCCATTTGGCGTTGTCGAACCACTACTGGAAGCTCAGCGAACGCGTCAGTTGATCACCCACGTTCGCCCCGCAGCTTTCAACGACTACTACTATTCATTATCCGAAAACGGCCAAAAGCGAGCGCAGACACACATGAGTCACTGCGCTTACACCGGGCCAGCTCCGGTTCCACTGAGCGACTACGTCCTGAGCGTCGAGGCGCAAGCGGCCGGACTCGACCCGATCGGATACGACGACCTGCGTGGCGCACTGTCGGGCATCTCGCACAACAACGAACTACTGGATCAACTAGGTCCGGCGATCAACAGCAACAGCGGCCTGTTTTTGTTTGGACCTCCCGGCAACGGCAAGACCACGATCGCACGATGCTTGACCCAATGCCTGGGGCAAGAGGTCTGGATTCCTCACGCGATCTTCGATGATGGCAATCTGATCAAGGTCCAAGACGATGCCTTCCATCGACCGATGCCGATCCCCGAAACGGGCGACGGAATCATCAAGGCGCAGCAATGGGATCGACGCTGGATTCGGATCCAACGCCCGACGGTAATCGTTGGTGGCGAATTGGTGATGGATAATTTGGAGGTCCGCCACGACCCACGGTCCAACACTTGCGAAGCACCGCTGCAACTGAAAAGCAACTGCGGCTGTCTGTTGATCGACGACTTTGGCCGACAACGCATCCAGCCCGAGGAACTATTAAACCGGTGGATCATCCCGCTCGAAAATCGGATCGACTTCCTGACTCTACCATCGGGCAAAAAGATCGAACTGCCGTTTGAACAGCTGATCATCTTCTCGACAAACCTGAACCCCGACCAATTGGTCGACGAAGCGTTCCTGCGTCGCGTCCCCTACAAGATCATGGTCGACGACCCCGATCCGAAAGAGTTTACGCGGATATTCAACCACAACGTTGAAAAGATGGGGTTCGCTCCGGCCAAGGGAGCCGCCGAGCATCTGTTGAGGTTCTACGAACAGAGCGGTCGGTCGCTGCGACGCTGTCAGCCGCGCGACATCCTCACCCAAGTGAACAACTTTTGTAAGTACAAGAAGATCCCACCTCAACTGAGACCCGACTTCTTGGACCAAGCATGTAAGAGCTACTTCAGCGAACTATAG
- a CDS encoding EAL domain-containing protein encodes MTIVPNMIATNKPPADVGSDVWFLSGPTRPGDVSRYIPVEEEPFVVGRKPNVNLTLGYNTVSSAHASLWTEEGQLWLQDLGSTNGTFVNGQRISQPVRLGEEDLVHFAEALFRIRRQSIGASTSGTIPQNVCDQALALVQFDRLMSERLVVPHFQPIVRMSDNEMLGFEILGRGRVFGLESVGAMFEAASQLNLEVDLSQMLRWEGVRVGRSLPQCPVLFVNTHPAELANDGLETSLELLRDMAGSTRLVLEIHESAVTNPELLCQLQAKLQALGIGLAYDDFGSGQARLSELVQARPEFVKFDMSLIRDIDTASPERQRMLEALVKMVRDLDIQALAEGIESKAEAEFCMQVGFDLAQGFYYGRPVPIEAATDRSE; translated from the coding sequence ATGACAATCGTTCCGAATATGATCGCAACCAATAAACCTCCTGCCGATGTTGGCAGCGATGTGTGGTTCCTCAGCGGCCCAACGCGGCCGGGTGATGTTTCTCGCTACATTCCTGTAGAAGAAGAACCATTTGTGGTTGGGCGTAAGCCGAACGTGAACCTGACATTGGGATACAACACCGTCAGCAGTGCGCACGCCAGTCTATGGACAGAAGAAGGGCAACTGTGGTTGCAGGATCTGGGCAGCACCAACGGAACCTTTGTCAACGGGCAACGGATCTCACAACCGGTTCGATTGGGTGAAGAGGATCTCGTTCACTTCGCCGAAGCGTTGTTCCGAATTCGCCGCCAAAGCATCGGTGCCTCGACATCTGGAACTATTCCGCAGAACGTTTGCGATCAAGCGTTGGCTCTTGTTCAGTTCGATCGATTGATGAGCGAACGATTGGTCGTTCCGCATTTCCAACCGATCGTGCGGATGAGCGACAACGAGATGTTGGGGTTTGAGATCTTGGGACGTGGACGCGTCTTCGGCCTGGAATCGGTCGGCGCGATGTTCGAAGCCGCGTCGCAATTGAATCTCGAAGTCGATCTCAGCCAGATGCTGCGCTGGGAAGGAGTTCGCGTCGGCCGCAGCCTGCCGCAATGTCCTGTCTTATTTGTAAATACACATCCCGCCGAACTCGCCAATGATGGGCTCGAGACCTCTTTGGAACTGCTCCGCGATATGGCGGGCAGCACGCGGCTGGTACTCGAAATTCACGAATCGGCGGTCACCAATCCCGAATTACTATGCCAGTTGCAGGCCAAACTTCAGGCCCTCGGGATCGGGCTGGCCTACGACGATTTCGGTTCCGGCCAAGCGCGACTGAGCGAATTGGTCCAAGCGCGGCCCGAATTTGTCAAATTTGATATGTCGTTGATCCGCGACATCGATACTGCCAGTCCCGAGCGCCAACGAATGCTCGAAGCTCTGGTCAAGATGGTCCGCGATCTCGACATCCAAGCGTTGGCCGAGGGGATCGAAAGCAAGGCGGAAGCAGAGTTCTGCATGCAGGTCGGATTCGATTTGGCCCAGGGGTTCTATTATGGCCGCCCCGTTCCGATCGAAGCGGCGACCGATCGCAGCGAATAG
- a CDS encoding FadR/GntR family transcriptional regulator, with amino-acid sequence MQLTPVPRRSSVDEVVERIRHEIESKGLSAGDRLPGEMELIKQLEVSRPVLREALARLRGLGLVEIQRGNGTFVAETDSLTSCVRMLRSAVTISPRELLSYTELRTAIEIQAVRQVAQRGTAADVAELRAILERLVSIDQPYEKSLELDFRFHRRILQAADNLLMQNIMEVIYEFVLTQMAQTTPSPADNELGHKLHIAIVDAIENRDPQAAELAMRQHMEVVLQRLTAMVDAIETEPKED; translated from the coding sequence GTGCAATTGACTCCCGTGCCGCGGCGTTCTTCGGTAGATGAAGTGGTCGAGCGGATCCGACATGAAATCGAGTCGAAAGGACTCAGCGCCGGCGATCGTCTGCCCGGTGAGATGGAGCTGATTAAGCAGTTGGAGGTCAGCCGGCCGGTGTTGCGCGAAGCGTTGGCGCGATTGCGTGGTCTGGGGCTGGTCGAGATCCAACGCGGCAACGGCACCTTCGTCGCCGAGACCGATTCGTTGACCAGTTGTGTACGGATGTTGAGGTCGGCCGTTACGATCTCGCCCCGCGAACTGCTCTCTTACACCGAACTCCGGACCGCCATCGAAATCCAAGCTGTGCGGCAGGTCGCGCAGCGTGGGACCGCGGCCGATGTGGCGGAACTGCGGGCGATCCTCGAGCGGTTGGTCAGTATCGATCAGCCCTACGAAAAGTCGCTCGAACTCGACTTCCGCTTCCACCGTCGCATCCTCCAAGCGGCCGACAATCTGTTGATGCAGAACATCATGGAAGTGATCTATGAGTTTGTGTTGACGCAGATGGCGCAAACGACGCCCTCCCCTGCCGACAATGAATTGGGGCACAAGTTGCACATCGCGATCGTCGATGCGATCGAAAATCGCGATCCCCAAGCGGCTGAACTTGCGATGCGACAACATATGGAAGTTGTCCTTCAACGTTTGACAGCGATGGTCGACGCAATCGAGACAGAACCAAAAGAGGATTGA
- a CDS encoding DUF1553 domain-containing protein, translated as MIPGKESFCSIRSQRTMFTSLNTLLIVVVSLISAASHLQAVDFENQILPVLQEHCIDCHGPDAAESDLRLDSLLTALRGGDSGEAAIVPGDSKRSDLIHRLTSDDAAHQMPPDGDRLPPAQVELFKAWIDDAELWQSAQAELAKQTIDHWSFQPLQRPRVPNGSDSQAHAVDAFLDAKLSAAGLSQSPTAPRRRLVRRAYQVLHGLPPTPQQVDAFVGDTRDNAWELLVDDLLASPRYGEAMATQWLDLVRFGETHGFETNRERPNAWYYRDWVIDAFNADQPYDDFVRQQIAGDALGADVATGFLVGGPYDLVKGADPLLRLTQRQDELADIVNTTGTAFLGLSLGCARCHNHKFDPVSQTDYYAMQAVFSGVNHAERALPLRDDARKQLEEIDRQIADARQHLSPFVAKDVSRPAVDAKGNVENLEPIDARFVRFTILATNQSQPCIDELEIFSGDQNVALASGGAIATSNGDFVHPLHKLEHINDGRFGNARSWIAAKAAGGWVQIELPKTHAIDRIQWARDSDGRYRDRLATEYRIEISIDGDAWTEVANGADRLPHGDSSATPYRYDFAHATEAEAEMGRQQLQRLEELNSLRESLLKTPTVYAGTFSQPAPTHRLNRGEIGSPREQVAPAAIRSLTDLSLASDTPEQQRRVAIANWIASADNPLTARVFVNRIWQFHFGTGIVDTPSDFGGNGTPPTHPELLDWLAAELIDSGWSTKHIHRLILTSKAWQQDSLPRDQGLAIDASSRLLWRFPPRRLSAEAIRDSILSVTGKLDLKQGGPGFSAFEIEPENVRHYFPKKDFGPADWRRMVYMTRVRQERDAVFGVFDCPDFNQVVPQRNRSTTPLQALNLLNSRFVLQQADFLVQRLESEASDPAAKVALGYQLCFSRLPDAEESAAALAFIEQSDWQQFARAILNANEFVFVP; from the coding sequence ATGATTCCTGGGAAAGAGTCGTTTTGCAGCATTCGTTCCCAGCGAACGATGTTCACATCGCTGAACACTCTGCTGATCGTCGTGGTGTCGCTGATCTCCGCCGCGTCGCATCTGCAGGCTGTCGATTTTGAGAACCAGATTCTTCCGGTTCTTCAAGAACACTGCATCGATTGCCACGGTCCCGATGCTGCCGAATCGGATCTCCGGCTCGATAGTTTGCTGACTGCATTGCGAGGTGGTGATTCGGGGGAAGCCGCGATCGTGCCGGGAGACAGCAAACGCAGCGATCTGATCCACCGTCTGACCAGCGACGACGCGGCCCACCAAATGCCTCCCGACGGCGACCGCTTGCCGCCTGCACAAGTTGAGCTGTTCAAGGCATGGATCGATGATGCCGAGTTATGGCAATCGGCGCAGGCGGAACTGGCCAAGCAGACGATCGATCACTGGTCGTTTCAGCCGTTGCAACGGCCAAGGGTTCCCAACGGCTCCGATTCGCAAGCTCATGCGGTCGATGCCTTTCTCGATGCAAAGCTCTCGGCGGCGGGGCTGTCGCAGTCTCCCACCGCGCCCCGTCGACGACTGGTTCGCCGCGCTTATCAAGTGCTGCACGGGCTGCCTCCAACGCCACAGCAGGTCGACGCGTTTGTCGGCGATACTCGCGACAACGCCTGGGAATTGCTGGTGGACGATCTACTGGCCAGTCCGCGATATGGTGAGGCGATGGCGACGCAGTGGCTGGATCTGGTCCGGTTTGGCGAGACGCATGGCTTTGAAACCAACCGCGAACGCCCGAACGCTTGGTATTACCGCGACTGGGTGATCGACGCGTTTAATGCCGACCAGCCCTACGACGATTTCGTTCGTCAGCAGATCGCGGGCGACGCCCTTGGCGCCGATGTGGCGACGGGGTTTCTGGTCGGCGGTCCATACGATCTGGTCAAAGGAGCCGACCCGTTGTTGCGATTGACGCAGCGGCAGGACGAATTGGCCGACATCGTCAACACGACGGGAACCGCTTTCCTCGGTCTGTCGCTAGGTTGTGCGCGATGCCACAACCACAAGTTCGATCCGGTTTCTCAGACCGATTATTACGCGATGCAGGCGGTCTTTTCGGGAGTCAACCACGCCGAACGGGCATTGCCTTTACGTGACGACGCGCGGAAGCAACTGGAAGAAATCGATCGCCAGATCGCCGACGCTCGCCAGCATTTGTCACCCTTCGTCGCCAAGGATGTATCGCGGCCAGCGGTCGACGCCAAAGGGAACGTGGAGAATTTGGAGCCGATCGACGCGCGGTTCGTTCGCTTTACGATTTTGGCAACGAACCAGTCGCAGCCTTGTATCGATGAGTTGGAAATCTTTAGCGGCGATCAAAACGTAGCCCTTGCCAGCGGCGGCGCGATCGCGACGTCCAATGGTGACTTTGTCCATCCGCTTCATAAGTTGGAACACATCAACGACGGACGGTTTGGCAACGCCCGCAGCTGGATCGCCGCCAAAGCGGCCGGCGGTTGGGTTCAGATCGAACTTCCCAAAACCCACGCAATCGACCGGATCCAATGGGCTCGCGATTCGGACGGAAGGTATCGCGACCGCTTGGCGACCGAATATCGAATCGAGATCTCGATCGATGGCGATGCCTGGACGGAAGTTGCCAACGGAGCGGATCGGTTGCCGCATGGCGATTCCAGCGCGACGCCGTACCGCTACGACTTCGCCCACGCAACCGAGGCCGAAGCCGAGATGGGCCGCCAGCAATTACAGCGGTTGGAAGAACTCAATTCGCTGCGTGAATCGCTCTTAAAGACGCCGACCGTTTACGCCGGAACGTTCAGCCAGCCCGCACCGACACACCGGCTCAACCGCGGCGAAATCGGATCGCCTCGCGAACAGGTCGCTCCCGCAGCGATCCGCTCGCTGACCGATTTATCGCTCGCCAGCGACACGCCCGAACAACAGCGACGTGTGGCGATCGCAAACTGGATCGCATCGGCCGACAATCCGTTGACCGCCCGCGTCTTTGTGAATCGGATTTGGCAGTTCCACTTCGGCACCGGGATCGTCGACACGCCCAGCGACTTCGGCGGCAACGGCACTCCGCCAACCCATCCCGAACTGCTCGATTGGCTCGCCGCCGAATTGATCGACAGCGGGTGGTCGACCAAACACATCCACCGCCTGATCCTGACCTCCAAGGCTTGGCAACAGGATAGCCTTCCTCGCGACCAAGGCCTGGCGATCGATGCGAGCAGCCGATTGCTGTGGCGATTCCCGCCGCGACGCCTGTCGGCCGAAGCGATCCGCGACAGCATCCTGTCGGTCACCGGCAAGTTGGATCTGAAGCAAGGTGGCCCCGGATTTAGCGCGTTCGAAATCGAACCCGAAAACGTGCGACACTACTTCCCCAAAAAGGACTTTGGTCCAGCCGATTGGCGGCGGATGGTTTATATGACGCGCGTTCGTCAGGAACGCGATGCCGTCTTTGGCGTCTTCGATTGCCCCGACTTCAATCAAGTCGTGCCACAACGCAATCGATCGACGACACCGCTGCAGGCTCTGAATCTTTTGAACAGCCGGTTCGTTTTGCAGCAGGCCGACTTCCTGGTCCAGCGACTCGAGAGCGAGGCGAGCGATCCGGCGGCGAAAGTCGCCCTGGGCTATCAGCTCTGTTTCTCGCGGCTCCCCGATGCGGAAGAGTCGGCTGCGGCGCTCGCCTTTATCGAACAAAGCGACTGGCAACAGTTTGCTCGAGCGATCTTGAACGCCAACGAATTTGTCTTCGTCCCTTAA
- a CDS encoding DUF1501 domain-containing protein: protein MLHQQGLLAANNAPLRPQIDPSQPFASRDSHFAPRAKNVLMIFCSGACSQIDTFDYKPELIKRHGQPLPGAENLLTFQGAQGNLTKSPWKFRPRGESGKMVSDLVPMLGELADEMCFFHSLTGKTNTHGPGENFMSTGFTLDGFPSMGAWLTWALGTENTDLPAYVAIPDPRGTPQSSVNNWGPGFLPAAFQGTDFNAAKPLRNLQRPAGIDAETDRRTRAFLQSMNRRHLEDYPGDSELAARIASYELAARMQLSVPEVSDLSTESAATLKMYGADDTQNSLKAAYARNCILARRLVEQGVRFVQVFNGAYQTGGEGVSNWDGHKALEQQYSKHGPVLDKPTAALVRDMKQRGLLKDTLIVWCTEFGRMPTFQAGASGRDHNPDGFTAWMAGTGVKAPYTYGATDEFGHKAVEKVATVYDFHATILHILGLDHERLTFYHNGIERRLTDVHGHVIKEVLS, encoded by the coding sequence ATGTTGCATCAGCAGGGTTTGCTTGCTGCGAACAATGCACCACTGCGACCGCAGATCGATCCATCGCAACCGTTTGCCAGTCGCGACAGTCACTTTGCACCGCGAGCGAAAAACGTCTTGATGATCTTCTGCAGCGGCGCGTGCAGCCAGATCGATACGTTCGACTACAAGCCGGAACTGATCAAACGGCATGGCCAACCGTTGCCGGGAGCTGAGAATCTGCTGACCTTTCAAGGCGCCCAGGGCAACCTCACCAAGAGCCCTTGGAAGTTCCGGCCGCGAGGCGAATCGGGCAAGATGGTCTCGGATCTGGTTCCGATGTTGGGAGAGCTTGCCGATGAGATGTGCTTCTTCCATTCGCTGACCGGAAAGACGAACACGCACGGTCCGGGCGAAAACTTCATGTCGACAGGCTTTACGCTCGACGGTTTCCCCAGCATGGGAGCGTGGCTGACGTGGGCGTTGGGAACCGAAAACACCGACCTGCCCGCCTACGTTGCGATTCCCGATCCGCGTGGCACGCCGCAGTCTAGCGTCAACAATTGGGGTCCCGGTTTCCTGCCCGCTGCGTTTCAAGGGACCGACTTCAACGCGGCCAAACCGCTGCGGAATCTACAGCGTCCGGCGGGGATCGATGCGGAGACCGATCGGCGGACGCGGGCGTTTCTGCAGTCGATGAATCGTCGCCACTTGGAAGACTATCCCGGCGATTCGGAACTGGCTGCGCGGATCGCCAGCTATGAACTGGCGGCGCGGATGCAGTTGAGCGTGCCCGAGGTGAGCGATCTGTCGACCGAATCGGCGGCGACGCTGAAAATGTACGGCGCCGACGATACACAGAATTCGTTGAAGGCGGCCTATGCTCGCAACTGCATCTTGGCGCGACGATTGGTCGAACAGGGCGTGCGGTTTGTGCAGGTCTTCAACGGGGCATATCAAACCGGCGGCGAAGGTGTCAGCAACTGGGACGGGCACAAGGCGTTGGAACAACAGTACAGCAAACATGGTCCGGTGTTGGATAAGCCGACTGCGGCGCTGGTCCGCGATATGAAACAACGAGGTCTGTTGAAGGATACGCTGATCGTGTGGTGTACCGAATTCGGTCGGATGCCGACGTTTCAAGCCGGTGCCAGCGGCCGCGATCACAATCCCGATGGCTTCACCGCGTGGATGGCCGGTACGGGCGTGAAGGCGCCGTACACTTACGGGGCGACCGATGAGTTTGGGCACAAGGCAGTCGAAAAAGTTGCCACCGTCTACGACTTTCACGCCACGATCCTGCATATACTAGGGCTCGATCACGAGCGGCTGACCTTCTACCACAATGGAATCGAACGCCGTTTGACCGATGTTCACGGACACGTCATCAAGGAAGTGCTCTCCTGA